In Synechocystis sp. PCC 6714, the following are encoded in one genomic region:
- a CDS encoding cyclic nucleotide-binding domain-containing protein: MTSIMMNTVQAYGKTVEKNYKAGEVIFHEGAVELCMFGVLEGEVEMTLQGKFIETIGAGGIFGIGAIVHSDHQRASTAIAKTDCTLVAMDREHFLFVVHETPMFALEVIQNYSDRYRSLKAVYEKAITE, translated from the coding sequence ATGACTAGCATTATGATGAATACCGTGCAAGCGTATGGTAAGACGGTGGAAAAAAACTACAAAGCCGGGGAAGTGATTTTCCATGAAGGAGCAGTGGAGTTGTGTATGTTTGGGGTGTTGGAAGGCGAAGTGGAGATGACTTTGCAAGGCAAGTTCATTGAAACCATTGGGGCCGGAGGGATTTTCGGCATAGGAGCCATTGTCCACAGCGATCACCAAAGGGCTTCCACGGCGATCGCCAAAACCGATTGCACGTTGGTGGCCATGGACCGGGAACATTTTCTCTTTGTGGTACACGAAACCCCCATGTTTGCCCTGGAAGTGATCCAGAACTATTCAGACCGCTACCGGAGTCTCAAAGCAGTTTACGAAAAGGCGATCACTGAATAG
- a CDS encoding GTP-binding protein gives MSTVDNVPQVLEAMAVPKQGLPVTIITGFLGSGKTTLLNYILSNQQGLKTAVLVNEFGEIGIDNELVIASDDNMVELSNGCVCCTINEDLIEAVYKVLEREQKVDYLVVETTGLADPLPVALTFLGTELRDMTRLDSIVTMVDCENFSLDLFNSQAAQSQITYGDIIVLNKTDLVDEANVDALEVRLRDLKTGARILRSKKAEVPLPLILSVGLFESDKYIATPEHGHSHDHDHHHDHDCAPDCQDPTHNHSHDGHHYNHDHHHSHGKKYSSDHLEMDGFTSLSFRSDQPFSIRKFQYFLDNQLTPNIFRAKGILWFNESPKRHIFHLSGKRFSLEDDQWTGEKSNQLVVIGQGLDHDKIREQLNHCLSLPAENKGKGFGKG, from the coding sequence ATGTCCACCGTTGACAATGTCCCCCAAGTCCTAGAAGCAATGGCCGTTCCCAAACAGGGATTGCCGGTAACCATCATCACTGGCTTTTTGGGCAGTGGCAAAACCACGCTTTTAAACTATATTCTCAGCAATCAACAGGGGCTGAAAACCGCTGTTTTAGTCAATGAGTTCGGGGAAATTGGCATTGATAATGAATTAGTCATTGCTAGTGATGACAACATGGTGGAATTGAGCAACGGTTGTGTCTGTTGCACCATTAACGAAGACCTAATTGAAGCAGTTTATAAAGTTTTAGAGCGGGAACAAAAAGTTGATTATTTAGTGGTGGAAACCACTGGCTTGGCGGATCCATTACCCGTTGCTCTAACCTTTCTGGGTACGGAACTGCGGGACATGACCAGGCTGGATTCCATTGTCACTATGGTGGACTGTGAAAATTTCAGCTTGGATCTGTTCAATAGCCAGGCGGCCCAAAGCCAAATTACCTATGGGGACATTATTGTTCTCAATAAAACCGATTTAGTGGACGAAGCGAATGTGGATGCACTGGAAGTCCGTTTGCGGGATTTAAAAACAGGGGCAAGGATTCTACGGAGCAAAAAAGCCGAAGTTCCTTTGCCTCTGATTCTCAGTGTGGGACTGTTTGAATCCGATAAATACATTGCCACCCCAGAACACGGCCATAGCCATGATCATGATCATCACCATGACCACGATTGTGCCCCCGATTGCCAAGATCCCACCCATAACCACAGTCACGATGGCCACCACTATAACCACGATCATCACCATAGCCACGGGAAAAAATACAGCAGTGACCATCTGGAAATGGATGGCTTCACATCCCTTTCTTTCCGTAGCGATCAGCCTTTTTCCATCCGTAAGTTCCAGTATTTTCTTGATAACCAGTTAACTCCCAATATCTTCCGGGCCAAAGGAATTCTTTGGTTTAACGAAAGTCCAAAGCGACATATTTTTCATCTCAGCGGTAAGCGTTTTAGCTTGGAAGATGACCAATGGACAGGGGAAAAGTCCAATCAGTTAGTGGTGATTGGCCAAGGCCTAGACCACGATAAAATTCGTGAACAACTCAACCATTGCTTGAGCTTGCCAGCGGAAAATAAAGGCAAAGGTTTCGGCAAAGGTTAA
- the hisIE gene encoding bifunctional phosphoribosyl-AMP cyclohydrolase/phosphoribosyl-ATP diphosphatase HisIE, with amino-acid sequence MSHSDLPLGNAVPLDKIRYNDQGLVPAIAQDYLDGTVLMLAWMNQEALTKTLATGQVWYWSRSRQALWHKGATSGHFQKLLAIRYDCDSDALLLTIEQKGDIACHTGERSCFHQLDGHKSPPPADMLTELARVIGDRRDHPTPESYTCKLLAGGDNKILKKIGEESAEVVMACKDNDPEAIAGEVADLFYHTLVALAHHNVDLRAVYRKLGDRRR; translated from the coding sequence ATGAGCCACTCTGATTTGCCTTTGGGCAATGCTGTCCCCCTCGACAAAATCCGCTATAACGACCAGGGATTGGTGCCGGCGATCGCCCAGGATTATTTGGACGGCACGGTGTTGATGTTGGCCTGGATGAACCAAGAAGCCCTGACTAAAACCCTGGCTACGGGGCAAGTCTGGTACTGGAGTCGTTCCCGTCAAGCACTGTGGCATAAGGGAGCAACTTCTGGTCATTTCCAGAAACTCTTAGCCATCCGCTACGACTGTGACAGCGATGCGTTGTTGCTGACCATTGAGCAAAAAGGGGATATTGCTTGCCACACCGGGGAACGGAGTTGTTTCCATCAATTGGACGGCCATAAATCTCCTCCCCCAGCGGATATGTTAACGGAATTAGCCAGGGTCATTGGCGATCGCCGGGATCATCCCACCCCCGAATCCTATACCTGCAAACTGTTGGCGGGGGGAGACAATAAAATTCTTAAAAAAATTGGGGAAGAAAGCGCCGAAGTGGTTATGGCTTGTAAAGACAATGACCCGGAAGCCATCGCTGGAGAGGTAGCCGATTTGTTTTACCACACCCTCGTGGCCCTAGCCCACCATAACGTTGATCTTCGGGCCGTTTACCGCAAACTTGGCGATCGTCGTCGTTAA